The following proteins are co-located in the Paludibaculum fermentans genome:
- a CDS encoding NADH-quinone oxidoreductase subunit J family protein yields the protein MDALLFLLFAAIAVGCAINLVLQTHPISSALSLVGVMGSLAVLYLLLGGEFIAAVQLIVYAGAIMVLFIFVIMLLNAGAEQKPTRNILRAAVALPLLFTLLAIGAFLVASQTPSTDVVKFGSFIVGGREIGSALFTTYLLPFEATSILILIAILGAIVLARKEI from the coding sequence ATGGACGCTTTGTTGTTTCTCCTGTTCGCCGCGATCGCCGTGGGCTGCGCCATCAATCTGGTGTTGCAGACGCACCCGATTTCGAGCGCTTTGTCACTGGTCGGCGTGATGGGTTCGCTGGCTGTTTTGTACCTGCTGCTGGGTGGCGAATTCATCGCCGCGGTGCAGTTGATCGTCTACGCCGGCGCCATCATGGTGCTGTTCATCTTCGTGATCATGCTGCTGAATGCGGGCGCAGAGCAGAAGCCAACGCGAAACATCCTGCGGGCCGCCGTCGCGCTGCCCCTGCTGTTTACGCTGCTGGCCATCGGCGCATTCCTGGTTGCTTCGCAAACGCCTTCCACCGACGTGGTGAAGTTCGGCAGCTTCATCGTGGGCGGCCGCGAGATCGGAAGCGCGTTGTTCACCACGTACCTGCTGCCCTTCGAGGCCACTTCCATCCTGATCCTCATCGCCATCCTCGGGGCGATTGTGCTGGCCCGGAAGGAGATCTAA
- the nuoL gene encoding NADH-quinone oxidoreductase subunit L, whose translation MHQLWLIPALPFAGFLVNGLFGRKLPKAAVNAAAIGSVLLAFLWVVKTVLALGAMETPHVEHYFTWIQSGYVNIGFDFSVDRLSAVMLLIVTGIGTLIHIYAAGYMEHEGGYYRFFAYLNLFMFFMLVLVLAANYLLLFVGWEGVGLCSYLLIGFYFVKKSAGDAGKKAFIVNRIGDFGFSLAMFLILVHFKSLDFLTVFAKAGAMDAGGVTTSTFTLICLLLLVGAAGKSAQLPLYVWLPDAMEGPTPVSALIHAATMVTAGVYMIARSAVLFNHSPAALDVVAYIGLATAVMAATIGLTQYDIKKVFAYSTVSQLGYMFLALGCGAYSAGIFHVMTHAFFKALLFLGAGSVIHAVHGEQDLRMMGGLRSKIPVTCALLFCASVAIAGVPPFSGFHSKDAILLAAHAKAPWMYWVGVVTAGMTAFYVFRAWFMAFFGSYRGHAHPHESPLIMTLPLGVLALLSLGGGYLDVPHFLEPIFGGEHAAHDETLVFISVAAGVIGILLAYLFYVAKPGLADGIARTFSWPYKVLYNKYYVDEAYDAMIVHPIRDGSTSILWKGIDAGVIDAAVNGVGSLSQGIGGILRHLQSGYIRRYAAWVVLGSIVIVAVVSFWGGVR comes from the coding sequence ATGCATCAACTCTGGCTCATTCCCGCATTGCCGTTTGCCGGATTCCTGGTAAACGGTCTGTTCGGCCGCAAGCTGCCCAAAGCGGCCGTCAACGCAGCGGCAATCGGCAGCGTTTTACTCGCCTTCCTGTGGGTCGTGAAGACCGTGCTGGCACTGGGCGCCATGGAGACGCCCCACGTCGAGCACTACTTCACCTGGATCCAAAGCGGCTACGTGAACATCGGTTTCGACTTCTCGGTCGATCGCCTCAGCGCCGTCATGCTGCTGATTGTCACCGGCATCGGCACACTCATCCACATCTACGCGGCAGGCTACATGGAGCACGAGGGCGGGTACTACCGCTTCTTCGCCTACCTGAACCTCTTCATGTTCTTCATGCTCGTGCTGGTGCTGGCCGCCAACTACCTGTTGCTGTTCGTCGGGTGGGAAGGCGTGGGCCTGTGCAGCTACCTGCTGATCGGTTTCTACTTCGTGAAAAAGAGTGCGGGCGATGCGGGTAAGAAGGCGTTCATCGTCAACCGCATCGGCGACTTCGGTTTCTCGCTGGCGATGTTCCTGATCCTGGTCCACTTCAAGTCTCTGGACTTCCTGACGGTCTTTGCCAAGGCGGGCGCCATGGATGCGGGCGGCGTCACCACCTCGACGTTCACTCTGATCTGCCTGCTCCTGTTGGTGGGCGCGGCCGGCAAGAGCGCCCAGCTTCCTTTGTATGTTTGGCTGCCGGACGCGATGGAAGGCCCAACCCCGGTCAGCGCCCTGATCCATGCGGCCACGATGGTGACTGCCGGCGTGTACATGATTGCGCGGTCGGCCGTTCTGTTTAACCACTCTCCGGCCGCCTTGGATGTGGTCGCCTACATCGGGCTGGCCACGGCTGTGATGGCCGCGACCATCGGCCTCACGCAGTACGACATCAAGAAGGTCTTTGCTTATTCGACGGTTTCGCAGTTGGGCTACATGTTCCTGGCACTGGGCTGCGGTGCTTACTCGGCCGGCATCTTCCATGTCATGACGCATGCGTTCTTCAAGGCGCTGCTCTTCCTGGGCGCCGGATCGGTGATTCACGCGGTGCACGGCGAACAGGATCTGCGCATGATGGGCGGGTTGAGGTCGAAGATCCCGGTGACCTGTGCGCTGCTGTTTTGCGCCTCGGTGGCCATCGCCGGTGTGCCACCGTTTTCGGGCTTCCATAGCAAGGACGCGATCCTCCTGGCAGCCCACGCCAAGGCTCCCTGGATGTACTGGGTGGGCGTTGTGACCGCGGGCATGACCGCGTTCTACGTGTTCCGTGCCTGGTTCATGGCTTTCTTTGGGAGTTATCGCGGGCATGCGCATCCGCATGAGTCCCCGCTGATTATGACCTTGCCGCTTGGTGTTCTCGCCCTGCTCAGCCTCGGCGGCGGATACCTGGATGTGCCGCACTTCCTCGAACCGATCTTCGGCGGAGAGCATGCCGCGCACGACGAAACGCTGGTCTTCATTTCTGTGGCCGCGGGTGTCATTGGCATCCTGCTGGCTTACCTCTTCTATGTGGCGAAGCCCGGCCTGGCCGACGGCATCGCCCGCACGTTCTCGTGGCCGTACAAGGTGCTCTACAACAAGTACTACGTGGATGAAGCCTACGACGCCATGATCGTCCACCCGATCCGGGACGGCTCTACCAGCATCCTCTGGAAGGGTATCGACGCTGGCGTGATTGACGCCGCGGTCAATGGCGTGGGGTCGCTGTCGCAGGGGATCGGCGGCATCTTGCGGCACTTGCAATCCGGCTACATACGAAGGTACGCCGCGTGGGTCGTGCTCGGCAGCATCGTCATCGTGGCTGTCGTCAGCTTTTGGGGAGGCGTTCGGTGA
- the nuoK gene encoding NADH-quinone oxidoreductase subunit NuoK, whose protein sequence is MPELPIALPAHVPLSWYLILSVILFVVGAAGFLLRRNIITVFMCIELMLNAVNLTFIAFSHQLKQVDGHIFSFFVMVVAAAEAAVGLAIILTVFKNRSTLEVDEVSSMKL, encoded by the coding sequence ATGCCTGAGCTGCCCATCGCACTACCCGCCCATGTACCGCTCTCGTGGTACCTGATCCTCAGCGTGATCCTGTTCGTGGTCGGCGCCGCCGGCTTCCTGCTGCGGCGCAACATCATCACCGTCTTTATGTGCATCGAGCTGATGCTCAACGCGGTGAACCTCACGTTCATTGCCTTCAGCCACCAGTTGAAGCAGGTGGACGGCCACATCTTCAGTTTCTTCGTGATGGTTGTAGCCGCGGCCGAAGCCGCCGTGGGGCTCGCCATCATCCTCACTGTGTTCAAGAATCGTTCGACGCTGGAAGTCGACGAAGTCTCCTCGATGAAGCTCTGA